In Hasllibacter sp. MH4015, the following proteins share a genomic window:
- a CDS encoding glutamine amidotransferase encodes MTRSPDSGTFLILQLRPETEAADEEFAAFLSRGGLDEADVTRLRLDQTPMPALSLDDFAGVIVGGGPGCISDDPVTKDPLEARIERDIMDLMPEILARDMPFLGCCYGMGILGAALGASVGKGRFGEAIGGVDCAITEDGARDPLLADLPREFRALVGHKEAVEDLPEGATHLVSSAPCPFQMIRAGQHVYATQFHPEARGENFAQRIAIYRDRGYFPPEDAGRLTRDVLAEPITVPERILHNFVTRFRANA; translated from the coding sequence ATGACCCGATCACCGGACAGCGGTACTTTCCTGATTCTGCAACTGCGCCCTGAAACGGAGGCCGCGGACGAGGAATTCGCGGCCTTCCTGTCGCGGGGCGGCTTGGACGAGGCGGATGTGACGCGCCTGCGCCTGGACCAGACGCCCATGCCCGCCCTGTCGCTCGACGATTTCGCTGGCGTCATCGTGGGTGGCGGCCCCGGTTGCATCAGCGACGATCCCGTAACCAAGGACCCGCTGGAGGCCCGGATCGAGCGCGATATCATGGACCTGATGCCGGAAATCCTGGCGCGCGACATGCCCTTTCTGGGCTGTTGCTACGGTATGGGGATCCTGGGCGCAGCCCTTGGCGCATCGGTCGGCAAGGGCCGGTTCGGGGAAGCCATCGGCGGTGTGGACTGCGCCATCACCGAGGACGGCGCGCGTGATCCGTTGCTGGCGGACCTGCCCCGGGAATTCCGTGCGCTGGTGGGCCACAAGGAAGCGGTGGAGGATTTGCCTGAGGGGGCGACTCACCTCGTCTCCTCCGCCCCGTGCCCGTTCCAGATGATCCGGGCGGGCCAGCACGTCTATGCCACGCAATTCCACCCCGAGGCGCGGGGCGAGAATTTCGCTCAACGCATCGCCATCTACCGCGACCGGGGCTATTTCCCGCCCGAGGATGCGGGCCGACTGACCCGCGATGTGCTGGCAGAGCCGATCACGGTGCCCGAACGCATCTTGCACAATTTCGTGACGCGGTTCCGCGCGAACGCCTGA
- a CDS encoding J domain-containing protein: MAEKDPFNFDLRVSTDKKKRRTGRRGMSGAFETSQRVCEHEGCEEQGQYRAPKGPDNLDDFHWFCREHVREYNLKWNFFEGTTEAEMNAQMDRDRVWDRPTKPLKQSAEERAWARLGIEDPHQVLGQNATQNPGRGAGTKGRRLPPTERRAVEILEIKDNATKPEIRKAYKALIKVLHPDMNGGDRSDEDRLQEVVWAWDQLKVSRNFAD; this comes from the coding sequence ATGGCTGAGAAAGATCCGTTCAATTTCGATCTTCGCGTCTCCACGGACAAGAAGAAACGCCGCACCGGACGGCGCGGCATGTCCGGCGCGTTCGAGACATCCCAGCGCGTGTGCGAGCATGAGGGCTGCGAAGAGCAAGGACAGTACCGTGCGCCGAAAGGCCCTGATAACCTTGACGATTTTCATTGGTTCTGTCGCGAACATGTCCGCGAATACAACCTGAAATGGAACTTCTTCGAAGGCACCACAGAGGCCGAGATGAACGCCCAGATGGACCGCGACAGGGTTTGGGACCGGCCCACCAAACCGCTCAAGCAATCGGCGGAGGAACGCGCCTGGGCGCGCCTCGGTATCGAGGATCCGCACCAGGTTCTGGGCCAGAACGCCACGCAAAATCCCGGACGCGGCGCTGGCACGAAGGGCCGCCGCCTGCCCCCCACCGAACGGCGCGCCGTGGAGATCCTCGAGATCAAGGACAACGCCACCAAGCCCGAGATCCGCAAGGCCTACAAGGCGCTCATTAAGGTGCTGCACCCGGACATGAACGGCGGCGACCGGTCCGACGAGGATCGTCTGCAAGAAGTCGTGTGGGCCTGGGACCAGCTGAAAGTCAGCCGCAATTTCGCGGATTGA
- the metZ gene encoding O-succinylhomoserine sulfhydrylase, with protein sequence MKDTARHTWSKRTRAVHSGTRRSQYGELSEAMFLTQGFVYPSAEAAEERFIESGPDEFIYARYGNPTVAMFEDRIAALEGAEAAFATASGMAAVNGALVSMLRAGDHVVSSRALFGSCHYILDEVLTRYGVEVKFVDGTDLDAWRAAVRADTKAVFFESLSNPTLEVIDIPAVAEIAHAVGATVICDNVFATPVFSDAIAQGVDVVVYSATKHIDGQGRCLGGVILGTEAFIRKTVEPYLKHTGGAMSPFNAWVMLKALETMDLRVRAQAASAVAVAEALDGAAGVARVIFPGLPSHPQQALAARLLEQPGTVIALEIEGGQAGAFRFLNALEIVKISNNLGDAKSIATHPATTTHQRLTDEQRDAAGITRGLVRLSIGLEDPGDLIADLKGALAAL encoded by the coding sequence ATGAAAGATACCGCCCGACACACCTGGTCCAAACGCACCCGCGCGGTGCATTCCGGCACAAGACGCAGCCAATACGGAGAGCTGAGCGAGGCGATGTTCCTGACCCAGGGCTTCGTTTATCCCAGCGCGGAAGCCGCCGAGGAACGCTTCATCGAAAGCGGACCCGATGAATTCATTTATGCCCGGTACGGCAATCCGACGGTCGCGATGTTCGAGGATCGCATCGCCGCGCTGGAAGGGGCGGAGGCGGCCTTCGCCACGGCCAGCGGCATGGCCGCGGTCAACGGCGCGCTGGTGTCGATGCTGCGCGCGGGCGATCACGTCGTCTCGTCACGGGCCCTTTTCGGATCGTGCCACTATATCCTCGACGAGGTTCTGACGCGCTACGGGGTGGAGGTGAAGTTTGTGGACGGCACCGACCTCGACGCATGGCGTGCGGCCGTGCGGGCAGACACGAAAGCTGTCTTTTTCGAGAGCCTGTCGAACCCGACGCTGGAGGTGATCGACATCCCAGCCGTGGCGGAGATCGCCCATGCGGTCGGCGCCACGGTGATCTGCGACAATGTCTTTGCCACGCCCGTCTTCTCCGACGCCATCGCGCAGGGGGTGGATGTGGTCGTCTATTCCGCCACCAAGCATATCGACGGGCAAGGGCGGTGCCTGGGCGGGGTGATCCTTGGGACGGAGGCGTTCATCCGCAAAACGGTCGAACCCTACCTCAAGCATACCGGCGGGGCGATGTCGCCGTTTAACGCCTGGGTCATGCTCAAGGCGTTGGAGACGATGGATTTGCGGGTCCGTGCGCAGGCGGCGTCCGCCGTGGCCGTGGCGGAGGCGTTGGACGGTGCCGCGGGCGTGGCGCGCGTGATCTTTCCCGGCCTTCCCTCCCATCCGCAACAGGCCTTGGCCGCACGGTTGCTGGAGCAGCCCGGCACCGTGATCGCGCTGGAGATCGAGGGCGGGCAGGCGGGGGCTTTCCGGTTCCTCAACGCGCTTGAAATCGTGAAAATCTCCAACAATCTCGGCGATGCGAAGTCGATTGCGACCCATCCCGCCACCACGACCCACCAGCGGCTGACCGACGAGCAGCGCGATGCGGCGGGCATCACGCGGGGACTTGTGCGCCTTTCGATCGGGCTCGAAGATCCGGGCGATCTTATCGCCGATCTCAAGGGGGCTCTGGCGGCTTTATGA
- a CDS encoding TrkH family potassium uptake protein: MFDLRPVGYVLGLLVMTLGVTMLIPLAADVMADNGHWGSFAEAAAITGVTGLFLTLACANGVTQGLSIQQTFFLTTGVWLVLPIFGALPFVLGETDARFVDAVFEAMSGLTTTGATVLSELDRLPVGLNLWRGLMQWFGGIGIIVVAMVFLPELRVGGMQIFRSEGFDTFGKILPRAGEIASRISVIYLVLTVACGLTYLSLGMEPFDALMHALTTLSTGGFSNHDASFGTFAGPLEYAGAAFMLLASLPFVRYIQLVAGSARPILLDSQIRAYLLTVLALTLAFTLYRVAVNGTGFELSLRQTIFNVTSIISGTGYASTDYQTWGTVAVPAFFFIGLIGGCAGSTSCSIKVFRYQLLFAAISTQVRRLYAPHGIFEPRYDGRKVAEEVISSVMAFFVLFFVTLGITAVLLGLTGLDVVTAVSGAAAALGNIGPGLGDLIGPAGNYAHPEISDAAKWILSAAMLIGRLELMAVLVLFTATFWRT, translated from the coding sequence ATGTTCGATCTGCGCCCCGTGGGCTATGTCCTTGGCCTGTTGGTCATGACGCTTGGCGTCACCATGCTGATCCCGCTGGCCGCGGACGTGATGGCGGATAACGGCCACTGGGGTTCTTTCGCGGAGGCCGCGGCGATCACGGGCGTCACCGGGCTGTTCCTGACGCTGGCCTGCGCCAACGGCGTCACGCAGGGCCTTTCGATCCAGCAGACCTTTTTTCTGACCACCGGCGTCTGGCTCGTTCTGCCGATTTTCGGCGCGCTTCCCTTCGTGTTGGGAGAGACCGATGCCCGCTTCGTCGATGCGGTGTTCGAGGCGATGTCGGGCCTGACGACGACAGGGGCCACGGTGCTGAGCGAACTGGACCGGCTGCCCGTGGGCCTGAACCTCTGGCGGGGCCTCATGCAATGGTTCGGGGGCATCGGGATCATTGTGGTCGCCATGGTCTTCTTGCCTGAATTGCGGGTGGGGGGCATGCAGATCTTCCGCTCCGAAGGGTTCGACACGTTCGGAAAGATCCTGCCCCGTGCGGGCGAGATCGCGAGCCGCATTTCCGTCATCTACCTCGTGCTGACGGTGGCCTGCGGGCTGACCTACCTGTCGCTCGGGATGGAGCCGTTCGATGCGTTGATGCACGCGCTCACCACGCTGTCGACGGGCGGATTCTCGAACCACGATGCGTCGTTCGGCACCTTTGCGGGGCCCTTGGAATATGCCGGTGCGGCCTTCATGCTGCTCGCGAGCCTGCCCTTCGTGCGCTACATTCAACTGGTGGCCGGCAGCGCGCGGCCGATCCTGCTCGACAGCCAGATCCGGGCCTACCTGCTGACGGTACTGGCCCTCACGCTGGCCTTCACGCTCTACCGGGTGGCGGTGAACGGAACCGGGTTCGAGTTGAGCCTGCGCCAGACGATCTTCAACGTCACCTCGATCATTTCCGGCACGGGCTATGCCAGCACCGATTACCAGACCTGGGGCACGGTCGCGGTGCCCGCGTTCTTCTTCATCGGCCTGATCGGCGGCTGTGCAGGCTCCACCTCGTGCTCGATCAAGGTGTTCCGGTATCAGCTGCTGTTCGCGGCCATCTCCACCCAGGTGCGCCGCCTTTATGCGCCCCACGGCATATTCGAGCCGCGCTATGACGGGCGCAAGGTGGCGGAGGAGGTTATCTCCTCCGTGATGGCGTTTTTCGTGCTGTTCTTCGTCACGCTTGGCATCACGGCGGTCCTTCTGGGGCTGACGGGCCTCGACGTTGTCACGGCGGTGTCGGGGGCGGCGGCGGCGCTTGGCAATATCGGCCCCGGTCTTGGCGATCTGATCGGACCTGCGGGCAATTATGCCCATCCCGAGATCAGCGACGCGGCCAAGTGGATCTTGTCGGCGGCGATGCTGATCGGGCGGCTGGAGCTGATGGCGGTGCTGGTCCTGTTCACGGCGACCTTCTGGCGGACGTAG
- a CDS encoding BolA family transcriptional regulator — protein MTRTEKIEAALRAAFAPRVLEVVDDSEAHRGHSGYQDGGESHFNVVIESEKFQGLSRIARHRAVHDALGRELMSEIHALALTLRA, from the coding sequence ATGACGCGGACGGAGAAAATTGAAGCGGCTTTGCGGGCGGCGTTTGCGCCGAGGGTGTTGGAGGTTGTGGACGACAGCGAAGCGCATCGGGGCCATTCAGGATACCAGGATGGCGGCGAGAGCCACTTCAACGTGGTGATAGAAAGCGAGAAGTTTCAGGGCCTTAGCCGGATCGCGCGGCACCGGGCGGTGCACGATGCGCTGGGGCGGGAGCTGATGTCAGAGATCCACGCGCTTGCGCTCACCCTCAGGGCGTGA
- a CDS encoding aminoacetone oxidase family FAD-binding enzyme, whose product MARAVRTLILGAGAAGMMCAAHAGPDTLVVDHAKAPGEKIRISGGGRCNFTNMHTAPENFLSENKHFAKSALSRYTQWDFLDLVQKHGIAWHEKTLGQLFCDNSAKDIIAMLLAEMDNAELWLQTNIDDVTYRDGCFHVRVTREGRSIQIIADNLVLATGGKSIPKMGATGLAYRIAAQFGHRVTETRPALVPLTFDGPAKVRFAALSGTSIPARVSCNGTSFEEGMLFTHRGLSGPSILQISSYWREGDSLSLHLRPDLPLLEHLRARRATGGAKSLTTILAEVLPKSLVTHLAADLDLSSNLADQSDAALNALAAHLSGWPVTPTSSEGYRTAEVTLGGVATDGLSSKTMQSNHLPGLYVIGEAVDVTGWLGGYNFQWAWSSAMAAARALQG is encoded by the coding sequence ATGGCGCGCGCGGTCCGGACGCTGATCCTTGGCGCAGGCGCGGCGGGGATGATGTGCGCCGCCCATGCTGGGCCGGACACGCTCGTGGTCGATCACGCCAAAGCCCCGGGAGAGAAAATCCGCATCTCTGGCGGCGGGCGCTGCAACTTCACCAACATGCACACGGCTCCCGAGAATTTCCTGAGCGAGAACAAACATTTCGCCAAATCTGCGCTCAGCCGGTACACCCAATGGGATTTCCTCGACCTCGTGCAGAAACACGGCATCGCGTGGCACGAAAAGACCCTCGGACAGCTCTTTTGCGACAATTCCGCCAAGGACATCATCGCCATGTTGCTGGCGGAAATGGACAATGCGGAGCTGTGGTTGCAGACAAATATCGACGACGTGACCTACCGCGACGGGTGTTTCCATGTGCGCGTGACACGAGAGGGACGGTCGATCCAGATCATTGCCGACAATCTCGTCCTGGCGACCGGCGGAAAGAGCATCCCTAAGATGGGCGCCACAGGCCTCGCCTATCGCATCGCGGCGCAATTCGGCCACCGCGTGACAGAGACGCGCCCGGCCCTTGTCCCGCTTACCTTCGACGGCCCTGCAAAGGTGCGTTTCGCGGCGCTGTCGGGCACGTCCATCCCCGCCCGCGTCTCTTGCAACGGCACCAGTTTCGAGGAGGGGATGCTGTTCACCCATCGCGGCCTGTCCGGCCCGTCGATCCTGCAAATCTCCTCCTACTGGCGGGAGGGTGACAGCCTGTCTTTGCATCTCCGCCCGGACCTGCCGCTTCTGGAGCACCTGCGCGCGCGGCGCGCAACGGGGGGCGCAAAATCCCTGACCACGATCCTCGCGGAGGTTTTGCCGAAAAGCCTCGTCACCCACCTTGCCGCCGACCTCGATTTGTCCAGCAACCTCGCGGATCAATCCGATGCGGCCCTGAACGCCCTTGCCGCCCACCTTTCCGGTTGGCCCGTCACGCCCACCTCCTCCGAAGGTTACCGCACGGCCGAGGTCACGTTGGGCGGCGTCGCCACCGACGGGTTGTCCTCCAAGACCATGCAATCCAACCACCTGCCCGGCCTTTATGTCATCGGGGAGGCTGTGGACGTCACCGGTTGGCTCGGCGGCTACAATTTTCAGTGGGCGTGGAGTTCCGCCATGGCTGCCGCCCGCGCCCTCCAGGGCTGA
- the folE2 gene encoding GTP cyclohydrolase FolE2, with protein sequence MNMHVKTADRQPSDGQVNDALLVLSMWADTATPSQMDALDPAIARLLRERTYPEFKRDYPADFAVDEAYKASLPDLQNGPASLIRGENRRIQHVGISNFRLPIRYGVRDGGEVLLETSVTGTVSLEADKKGINMSRIMRSFYKHADAEFGFDVIEAALDDYKADLDSFDARIQMRLSYPMQVESLRSGLKGWQYYDIALELVEKDGVRQRIVHLDYVYSSTCPCSLELSEHARATRGQLATPHSQRSVARLSVELKGEGLWFEELIEMARDGVPTETQVMVKREDEQAFAELNAANPIFVEDAARLFAEQLQANDGVGDFRVMASHQESLHSHDAVSLLTEGDTFAEVSLDPKLFPSLIHVG encoded by the coding sequence ATGAATATGCATGTTAAGACCGCCGACCGGCAGCCGTCGGACGGACAAGTGAATGACGCGTTGCTGGTGCTGAGTATGTGGGCGGACACGGCCACGCCCTCTCAGATGGACGCGCTCGACCCCGCCATCGCGCGGCTTCTGCGCGAACGGACCTATCCGGAGTTCAAACGGGATTATCCCGCGGATTTCGCCGTCGATGAGGCCTACAAGGCCAGCTTGCCCGATCTGCAAAACGGCCCCGCCAGCCTGATCCGGGGCGAGAACCGTCGCATCCAGCATGTCGGCATCTCCAACTTCCGCCTGCCGATCCGCTATGGCGTGCGCGATGGGGGGGAGGTGTTGCTTGAGACCTCCGTGACCGGCACCGTCAGCCTCGAGGCCGACAAGAAGGGCATCAACATGAGCCGCATCATGCGGTCCTTCTATAAGCACGCCGACGCAGAATTCGGGTTCGACGTGATCGAAGCGGCTTTGGATGATTACAAGGCCGATCTCGACAGTTTCGATGCCCGCATCCAGATGCGCCTGAGCTATCCGATGCAGGTGGAAAGCCTGCGCTCGGGCCTGAAAGGTTGGCAGTACTACGACATCGCCTTGGAGCTGGTGGAAAAGGATGGAGTCCGGCAGCGGATCGTGCATCTCGACTACGTCTATTCCTCCACGTGTCCGTGCTCGTTGGAATTGTCGGAACATGCCCGCGCTACGCGGGGCCAATTGGCCACACCCCATTCGCAACGGTCTGTCGCGCGGCTTTCGGTTGAGTTGAAAGGCGAGGGTCTGTGGTTCGAGGAACTGATCGAGATGGCGCGCGACGGCGTGCCGACCGAAACGCAGGTCATGGTCAAGCGCGAGGATGAACAGGCCTTCGCGGAACTCAATGCCGCCAATCCGATCTTCGTGGAAGACGCGGCGCGGTTGTTTGCGGAGCAGCTTCAGGCCAATGACGGCGTGGGCGATTTCCGCGTCATGGCCAGCCACCAAGAAAGCCTGCACAGCCACGATGCCGTCAGCCTGCTGACCGAAGGGGACACCTTTGCCGAGGTAAGCCTTGATCCGAAGCTCTTCCCCTCGCTGATCCACGTGGGCTGA
- a CDS encoding DUF1963 domain-containing protein has translation MATFANLDSAEDQLHEAGLPAAQIADLTDAARDALVFTRQVQPEDETEIGASKLGGAPDLPENMDWPTRPPYPHAPEMLEQLSLTYGPGGYVANALLMAFYTGHLKTPQPLAFLGQFNLSNLREIGPFDIGLPAHGRLLLFVDVASFSSGASHRDAGWLEVIHDRTEVADLARRAPPPEIFDTMRARENAEVGRDLGTPRDLSQCEALTPHAAITLPMDAQRLPLDARRALRELHLADFLPLMGGLGPDAPIFFGDQLGGHPHPIQNNVERDLFAVVEPILRPVTQAEQQGRWDPMRWAHLFSIAGESYLSAFPSTWGDGDLYVQHRPDPAAPDALGQVWAISQRT, from the coding sequence ATGGCCACCTTCGCGAATCTGGACAGCGCCGAGGATCAGCTTCACGAGGCGGGCCTTCCCGCCGCGCAAATCGCGGACCTGACCGACGCGGCGCGCGATGCGCTGGTCTTCACGCGCCAGGTGCAGCCGGAGGACGAGACGGAGATCGGAGCCTCCAAACTCGGCGGCGCGCCCGATCTGCCGGAGAACATGGACTGGCCGACACGCCCGCCCTATCCCCATGCGCCCGAGATGCTGGAGCAATTGTCGCTCACCTATGGGCCGGGCGGCTATGTCGCCAACGCCCTGCTGATGGCGTTCTATACCGGCCATTTGAAGACGCCCCAACCCCTTGCTTTTCTTGGGCAATTTAACCTCTCCAACCTGCGCGAAATCGGTCCTTTCGACATCGGATTACCTGCCCATGGTCGCCTGCTCCTCTTCGTGGATGTCGCCAGTTTCTCAAGCGGCGCATCGCATCGGGATGCGGGCTGGCTGGAGGTGATCCACGACCGAACGGAGGTGGCGGATCTCGCGCGGCGCGCGCCCCCGCCTGAAATCTTCGATACGATGCGCGCCAGGGAAAACGCGGAGGTCGGGCGCGATCTGGGAACACCGCGCGACCTCTCCCAATGCGAGGCGCTGACGCCCCACGCGGCGATCACGCTGCCGATGGACGCGCAACGCCTGCCACTCGATGCGCGCCGCGCGTTGAGGGAGCTTCACCTGGCCGATTTCCTTCCGCTCATGGGCGGCCTCGGCCCCGACGCCCCGATCTTTTTCGGCGATCAACTGGGCGGCCACCCCCATCCGATCCAGAACAACGTCGAGCGTGACCTTTTTGCGGTCGTAGAACCGATCCTGCGCCCCGTCACGCAGGCGGAACAGCAGGGCCGGTGGGACCCGATGCGCTGGGCGCATCTGTTCAGCATCGCGGGCGAAAGCTACCTCTCGGCCTTTCCGTCGACTTGGGGCGACGGTGATCTCTACGTGCAACACCGCCCCGATCCTGCCGCGCCGGATGCGCTGGGCCAGGTCTGGGCGATCAGTCAGCGCACCTGA
- a CDS encoding leishmanolysin-related zinc metalloendopeptidase: MIHLTYATDLSDARRTVFDAAAARWNEVLITDFPEVDLNGTPETGVLIEVSVTDIDGPEGVLGQAGPTHLRPDTRLPARGVMEFDAADLERLELQGSFQDVILHEMAHVLGFGTLWGMFGLIAGSGTMNPEFTGPRAIGEYRALVGSDAAIGVPIANTGGPGTREGHWRELVFGDELLTGFLSGTDRPLSRLSLAAFEDLGYGVDYARADTYALPDFRDLAIMGITEAVRICDLCRMLRPEPVILYERRGAPGYR, translated from the coding sequence ATGATCCACCTGACCTACGCCACCGATCTTTCCGACGCGCGCCGCACCGTCTTCGATGCCGCCGCCGCCCGCTGGAACGAGGTTCTCATCACCGATTTCCCCGAGGTTGACCTTAATGGCACGCCCGAAACTGGTGTCCTGATCGAGGTTTCCGTGACAGACATCGACGGCCCCGAAGGCGTCCTTGGTCAGGCCGGGCCGACCCATCTGCGCCCCGACACCCGCCTGCCCGCCCGCGGTGTCATGGAATTCGACGCCGCCGATCTGGAACGCCTCGAATTGCAGGGCAGCTTTCAGGACGTGATCCTGCACGAGATGGCCCATGTGCTCGGCTTCGGGACGCTTTGGGGCATGTTTGGCCTGATCGCGGGGTCGGGCACGATGAACCCCGAATTCACCGGCCCGCGCGCGATCGGGGAATACCGCGCGCTCGTGGGCAGTGATGCGGCAATCGGCGTGCCCATCGCGAATACCGGCGGCCCCGGCACGCGGGAGGGGCATTGGCGCGAGCTGGTATTCGGGGACGAGCTTCTGACCGGCTTCCTTTCCGGCACCGACCGCCCCCTGTCACGCCTGTCGCTGGCCGCGTTCGAGGATCTGGGCTACGGCGTCGATTACGCCCGCGCGGACACCTACGCCCTGCCCGATTTCCGCGATCTTGCCATCATGGGCATCACCGAAGCCGTCCGCATCTGCGACTTGTGCCGGATGCTGCGACCCGAGCCCGTGATCCTGTACGAGCGCCGTGGGGCGCCCGGATACCGCTAG
- a CDS encoding DUF4177 domain-containing protein, which translates to MPSYEYKVVPAPEKARKVRGLKGPALFAHALEEVMNELGADGWQYVRADTLPQEERSGLTNKTTTYRNLLVFQREIEDDEADVAADPTPQDTPAPPALPDDDEEVTNLWQALDIEDENAPSRPEGERKRVDL; encoded by the coding sequence ATGCCCAGTTACGAATACAAAGTCGTCCCCGCCCCCGAAAAAGCGCGTAAGGTCAGGGGCTTGAAGGGTCCTGCCCTGTTCGCCCACGCGCTGGAAGAGGTGATGAACGAATTGGGCGCGGACGGCTGGCAATACGTGCGCGCCGATACCCTCCCGCAGGAGGAGCGTTCGGGCCTGACAAACAAGACCACAACCTACCGTAACCTATTGGTTTTCCAGCGCGAAATTGAGGATGACGAGGCCGACGTCGCCGCCGATCCGACCCCGCAAGACACACCCGCACCGCCCGCCCTCCCGGACGACGACGAAGAGGTCACGAACCTTTGGCAAGCCCTTGATATCGAAGACGAAAACGCCCCCTCACGCCCTGAGGGTGAGCGCAAGCGCGTGGATCTCTGA
- a CDS encoding 5-bromo-4-chloroindolyl phosphate hydrolysis family protein, whose translation MSKRFGGAYSPTGQRSGETPRETVSHQPMEVAPFKGRKPMRHGAKLNILFLLPLLVIFPAVLFNSGVTQMATDLAGGAMLLLSAWLTRDGVRAEDAFNERKVARKPAIPRKIFGSIGTGIGVALLILGGSGFGVSDLVGANIVGFLAAGLHMFAFGLDPLKNKGLEGVDTFTSDRVARKIEEAEALLTEQKDAILRARDRQLEARVDQFQATVRTLFRQVEEDPRDLNAARRYLGVYLQGARDATVQFANLYANKRDDQIRSDYIAFLDDLEQNFAARKETLLIDDRTNFDVEIEVLQDRLNRETQYLERQG comes from the coding sequence ATGTCGAAACGATTTGGTGGCGCATACAGCCCGACCGGCCAGCGATCCGGTGAGACCCCCCGCGAAACCGTGAGCCATCAGCCGATGGAAGTGGCGCCCTTCAAGGGCCGCAAGCCCATGCGCCACGGGGCGAAGCTCAACATCCTGTTCCTTTTGCCGCTTCTGGTGATCTTCCCGGCAGTTCTATTCAATTCCGGCGTCACGCAGATGGCCACGGACCTGGCGGGCGGCGCGATGCTGCTGCTGTCGGCGTGGCTGACGCGCGACGGCGTGCGGGCCGAGGATGCATTCAACGAGCGCAAGGTGGCGCGCAAACCCGCGATCCCGCGCAAAATCTTCGGCTCCATCGGCACCGGCATCGGCGTGGCGCTGCTGATCCTCGGCGGTTCCGGCTTTGGCGTGTCTGACCTTGTCGGGGCGAATATCGTGGGGTTCCTTGCGGCGGGTCTGCACATGTTCGCCTTCGGTCTTGATCCCCTGAAGAACAAGGGGCTGGAGGGGGTGGATACCTTCACCTCCGACCGCGTGGCCCGCAAGATCGAGGAGGCGGAGGCGTTGCTGACCGAACAGAAGGACGCCATCCTGCGCGCCCGCGACCGGCAGCTGGAGGCCCGCGTCGATCAGTTCCAGGCGACCGTGCGGACCCTGTTCCGGCAGGTGGAGGAAGACCCCCGCGACCTGAACGCCGCGCGCCGCTATCTTGGCGTCTATTTGCAAGGCGCGCGCGATGCGACGGTGCAATTCGCGAACCTTTACGCCAACAAGCGCGATGATCAGATCCGCAGCGATTACATCGCCTTTCTCGACGATCTCGAACAGAATTTCGCGGCCCGCAAGGAAACGCTTCTGATCGACGATCGCACCAATTTCGACGTGGAGATCGAGGTCCTGCAAGACCGCCTGAACCGCGAAACACAATATCTGGAAAGACAGGGATAA
- a CDS encoding GNAT family N-acetyltransferase, producing MNGLIIRPYRPADAIGLATLFHRAVQEGTSRHYSPEQREAWCDRPPTSAGWRARVEEAETIVAERDGAYLGFMTLDMETGYLDFAYVAPEVMGKGVADALYAVVEGRARVRGLDRLDTEASLLAQPFFARHGWRLIARQEVERAGVKIPNAVMEKRLGARVAAA from the coding sequence ATGAACGGGCTCATCATCAGGCCGTACCGGCCCGCCGATGCCATCGGGCTTGCCACGCTTTTCCACCGCGCGGTTCAGGAGGGGACGTCGCGGCATTACTCCCCCGAACAGCGGGAGGCGTGGTGTGATCGCCCGCCCACGTCGGCCGGCTGGCGCGCCCGGGTGGAGGAGGCGGAGACGATCGTGGCGGAGCGCGACGGCGCTTATCTGGGCTTCATGACACTGGATATGGAGACCGGATACCTCGATTTCGCCTATGTCGCGCCGGAAGTGATGGGCAAAGGCGTGGCCGATGCGCTCTACGCCGTGGTGGAGGGACGCGCGCGGGTGCGCGGGCTGGACCGACTGGACACCGAGGCCAGCCTTCTGGCGCAGCCCTTCTTCGCGCGCCACGGCTGGCGACTGATCGCGCGCCAGGAGGTGGAGCGCGCGGGCGTGAAAATCCCCAACGCGGTGATGGAAAAGCGCCTTGGCGCGCGGGTCGCGGCGGCATGA